The Nitrosomonas communis genome has a segment encoding these proteins:
- the gcvT gene encoding glycine cleavage system aminomethyltransferase GcvT: protein MLKITPLNQTHREMNAKMVDFGGWDMPLHYGSQLEEHHKVRQDAGMFDVSHMLVVDIHGENVRHFLRQLVANNVDKLTVSGKALYTCMLNPDGGIIDDLIIYFLSESWFRLVVNAGTADKDVTWITSQRDKTAPHLEIKPRRDLGMIAVQGPKARVKVWQVIPGAQATTENLKQFQAATFEQYFIARTGYTGEDGFEIILPANDAVDFWKKLYAAGVAPAGLGARDTLRLEAGMNLYGQDMDETTNPLESGLAWTVDLKSERDFIGKQALLQTTTKRQLFGLLLLDKGVLRSHQKVVTHHDQAEDEGEITSGGFSPTLNQSIALARLPAEAAIGEEVHVLVRDKKLAAKVVKYPFVRNGQILV from the coding sequence GTGCTAAAAATAACCCCTCTTAATCAGACCCACCGAGAAATGAACGCAAAAATGGTTGATTTCGGTGGTTGGGATATGCCGCTTCATTATGGATCACAACTAGAAGAACACCATAAGGTCAGGCAGGATGCAGGCATGTTCGATGTGTCACATATGCTGGTTGTCGATATTCATGGTGAGAATGTTCGTCATTTTCTGCGGCAACTGGTTGCCAATAATGTAGATAAGCTTACTGTATCAGGTAAAGCACTTTATACCTGTATGCTTAATCCTGATGGCGGGATCATTGATGATCTTATTATCTATTTTTTATCAGAATCCTGGTTTCGATTAGTAGTCAACGCAGGTACTGCAGATAAAGATGTTACATGGATCACCTCACAGCGTGATAAAACCGCACCTCATCTCGAAATAAAACCACGCCGTGACTTGGGAATGATTGCCGTACAAGGCCCCAAAGCACGCGTTAAAGTCTGGCAAGTCATACCCGGTGCCCAGGCAACCACGGAAAATCTAAAGCAATTCCAAGCAGCCACATTCGAGCAATATTTTATTGCACGCACGGGCTATACCGGGGAAGATGGCTTTGAGATCATTTTACCCGCCAATGACGCTGTGGATTTCTGGAAAAAACTATACGCAGCGGGTGTAGCGCCGGCAGGGTTAGGTGCGCGCGATACGTTGCGTTTAGAAGCGGGAATGAATCTTTATGGTCAGGACATGGATGAAACCACTAACCCACTCGAATCAGGATTAGCCTGGACAGTCGATCTGAAAAGCGAGCGGGATTTTATTGGTAAGCAAGCGCTCTTGCAAACTACTACCAAACGACAATTATTCGGTCTATTATTATTGGATAAAGGTGTACTTCGTAGTCATCAGAAGGTGGTAACGCACCATGATCAAGCTGAGGATGAGGGAGAAATTACCAGTGGTGGTTTTTCACCCACGCTTAATCAATCAATCGCTTTGGCACGCCTGCCAGCAGAAGCCGCCATTGGTGAAGAAGTTCATGTACTGGTACGAGATAAAAAACTTGCTGCCAAAGTCGTAAAATATCCATTTGTACGAAACGGTCAAATTTTGGTTTGA
- the gcvH gene encoding glycine cleavage system protein GcvH, producing MSIPTQLKYTKSHEWVKSESDGTITVGITQHAQELLGDMVFVELPKIGRTLAQKEECVVVESVKAAADVYSPVAGEVVAVNSELESSPEKINQDSYQAWLFKLKPANAADLAGLLDAQGYEKALESEGH from the coding sequence ATGAGTATCCCAACACAACTAAAATATACAAAATCACATGAATGGGTAAAATCCGAAAGTGATGGCACAATCACGGTAGGCATCACCCAGCACGCTCAAGAATTACTCGGAGACATGGTATTTGTTGAATTACCAAAAATTGGCCGCACGCTTGCACAAAAAGAGGAATGCGTCGTGGTTGAATCTGTCAAAGCTGCCGCCGATGTTTATTCTCCTGTAGCAGGTGAAGTGGTTGCAGTGAACTCTGAATTGGAGTCTTCACCAGAGAAAATCAATCAAGATTCCTATCAAGCATGGTTATTTAAATTGAAGCCAGCCAATGCTGCTGACCTAGCAGGTCTACTTGATGCGCAAGGGTATGAAAAAGCATTGGAAAGCGAAGGGCATTAG
- the gcvPA gene encoding aminomethyl-transferring glycine dehydrogenase subunit GcvPA: MPFIPHTEEDVKEMLASIGASSIEELFDEIPSDLKTGALTRVPPGMSEMEISRLMLERAQADGFYLSFIGAGAYEHHIPAAVWQITTRGEFYSSYTPYQAEASQGTLQLLYEYQTMMASLTGMDVSNASLYDGATALAEAALMAVRQHKTSRRILVPRTVHPVYRKVLSAIVRNQDIEVVEIPFCPESGQVLLEHLEPFGQEDFAALVIPQPNFFGVLEQVDAMTDWAHAKHSSVIAAVNPMSLAMLVPPGEWGAQGADIAVGEGQPLGIPLSSGGPYFGFMTCKHDLVRQMPGRIIGRTVDLDNKPGFVLTLQAREQHIRRSKATSNICTNQGLMVTAATIYMSLLGPEGLRQVAAQSHANMLQLAEQLEQLPGVKRVYSGPCFHEVALTLPGPVNEILQALKEQGILGGLNLQEHYPELENALLVCTTETKTADDLNKYSEMLGKILKKYG; the protein is encoded by the coding sequence ATGCCGTTCATTCCTCATACTGAAGAAGATGTCAAAGAGATGCTTGCCAGTATCGGAGCAAGCTCTATTGAAGAATTATTTGATGAAATTCCGTCTGACCTAAAAACAGGCGCATTAACACGTGTACCTCCAGGCATGTCTGAGATGGAGATCTCAAGGCTCATGCTGGAGCGCGCGCAAGCTGATGGCTTTTATCTCAGCTTCATTGGCGCGGGGGCCTATGAGCACCATATTCCTGCAGCAGTCTGGCAAATCACCACTCGCGGTGAATTCTATTCTTCCTACACGCCCTATCAAGCTGAAGCGAGCCAGGGTACGCTCCAATTATTGTATGAATACCAGACAATGATGGCCTCATTGACTGGCATGGACGTATCCAACGCCAGCCTATATGACGGTGCCACAGCACTTGCTGAGGCTGCTTTGATGGCTGTTCGCCAACATAAGACATCGCGCCGTATTCTGGTGCCGCGCACGGTTCATCCTGTTTACCGTAAGGTATTAAGCGCTATCGTCAGAAACCAGGATATTGAGGTGGTGGAAATTCCTTTCTGCCCTGAGTCAGGACAGGTTCTGCTTGAACATCTTGAACCATTTGGGCAGGAAGATTTTGCTGCACTCGTCATTCCTCAACCTAATTTCTTTGGTGTTCTTGAGCAAGTCGATGCGATGACAGACTGGGCGCACGCAAAACATTCATCAGTTATTGCTGCCGTTAACCCAATGTCATTGGCAATGCTGGTGCCCCCAGGTGAATGGGGTGCTCAAGGCGCAGATATTGCAGTGGGTGAAGGTCAACCTCTGGGTATTCCTCTTTCCAGCGGTGGACCTTATTTCGGGTTTATGACCTGCAAGCATGACTTGGTTCGCCAAATGCCAGGGCGCATCATCGGCCGGACGGTTGATTTAGATAATAAACCAGGTTTTGTGTTGACTTTACAAGCACGCGAACAACATATCCGTCGTTCCAAAGCCACCTCGAATATCTGTACTAATCAAGGATTAATGGTAACAGCAGCCACCATTTATATGTCTTTATTAGGCCCTGAAGGATTACGGCAGGTAGCGGCTCAATCACATGCCAATATGTTACAGCTGGCAGAGCAATTGGAGCAATTACCTGGGGTAAAACGAGTCTATAGCGGACCTTGTTTTCATGAGGTCGCACTGACACTGCCGGGACCGGTTAATGAAATTCTGCAAGCCCTTAAGGAACAAGGAATTCTTGGCGGATTAAACTTGCAAGAGCATTACCCTGAATTGGAGAATGCTTTGCTGGTATGTACCACCGAAACGAAAACAGCTGATGATTTGAACAAGTACAGCGAAATGCTCGGGAAGATTCTTAAAAAATACGGTTGA
- the gcvPB gene encoding aminomethyl-transferring glycine dehydrogenase subunit GcvPB, which yields MLIFEHSRPGRRNRSQFSTTTAEKKNIPQNLLRKSPMLLPEASEMDVVRHYTRLSQKNFSIDTEFYPLGSCTMKYNPRACNALAMLPQFLARHPLAPEDTGQGFLACMYELQEILKDVTGMAGVSLTPMAGAQGELIGVMMIRAYHEARGDKKRTEIIVPDAAHGTNPATAVMCGYKVVEIATDKEGNVDMAALKAAVGPQTAGLMLTNPSTLGVFEKNVSEMSRIVHDAGGLLYYDGANLNAVLGKVKPGDMGFDVIHINLHKTFSTPHGGGGPGAAPVGVAERLLPYLPVPMVAHEKGVYRWLTEKDVPHTIGRLSAHMGNAGVLLRAYVYVRLLGVKGMNRVSEYATLNANYLMAELSKAGFEIAFPTRRASHEFIVTLKDIKEKTGVTAMNLAKRLLDKGYHAPTTYFPILIPECLLIEPAETESKETLDAFTAAMKEILVEIQEQTEMVKSAPHDMPLRKLDDVRAARELDLTWKP from the coding sequence ATGTTGATATTTGAACACTCACGACCTGGACGGCGTAATCGCTCGCAATTTTCAACCACCACAGCAGAAAAAAAGAATATTCCACAAAATCTGCTACGCAAGTCGCCCATGCTTCTGCCGGAGGCTTCAGAGATGGATGTAGTGCGTCATTACACCCGTCTTTCTCAAAAGAATTTTTCGATCGACACGGAATTCTACCCACTGGGTTCCTGTACTATGAAATATAACCCGCGCGCTTGCAATGCGCTCGCGATGTTACCGCAGTTTCTGGCACGACATCCTTTGGCGCCCGAAGACACAGGACAAGGCTTTCTTGCCTGTATGTATGAATTGCAGGAAATATTGAAGGATGTGACCGGGATGGCAGGGGTCAGTCTGACACCTATGGCAGGTGCACAAGGTGAGCTCATCGGAGTCATGATGATACGCGCCTACCATGAAGCGCGCGGTGACAAAAAACGCACGGAAATCATCGTGCCTGATGCTGCGCATGGCACCAATCCGGCTACTGCTGTCATGTGCGGCTACAAAGTTGTCGAAATAGCCACAGATAAAGAAGGCAATGTGGATATGGCTGCATTAAAAGCAGCGGTCGGGCCACAGACTGCAGGTTTGATGCTGACCAATCCCTCAACTTTGGGAGTTTTTGAGAAAAATGTTTCCGAGATGAGCCGTATCGTTCATGATGCAGGTGGGTTATTGTATTATGACGGAGCCAACCTTAACGCTGTACTCGGTAAAGTCAAGCCAGGCGATATGGGGTTCGATGTTATTCATATCAATTTACACAAAACTTTTTCAACACCTCATGGCGGCGGTGGCCCTGGCGCGGCCCCAGTAGGTGTCGCCGAGCGTTTGCTGCCCTATTTACCTGTACCTATGGTTGCTCATGAAAAGGGAGTTTATCGCTGGTTGACTGAGAAGGATGTACCACACACAATCGGTCGATTATCCGCACATATGGGGAATGCGGGGGTATTGCTGCGAGCTTATGTTTATGTACGTTTGCTGGGCGTAAAAGGAATGAACCGTGTTTCTGAGTACGCTACGCTCAACGCCAATTATTTAATGGCAGAATTGAGCAAAGCCGGCTTTGAGATTGCCTTCCCGACACGACGCGCCAGCCATGAGTTTATCGTCACACTGAAAGATATCAAAGAAAAAACAGGTGTCACTGCGATGAATTTAGCTAAACGACTCCTGGATAAAGGCTATCATGCGCCTACCACCTATTTTCCAATATTAATTCCCGAGTGTTTGCTCATTGAACCTGCCGAAACAGAGTCCAAAGAGACGTTAGACGCATTTACTGCTGCCATGAAGGAAATTCTGGTAGAAATTCAGGAGCAAACAGAAATGGTAAAAAGTGCTCCGCATGATATGCCTTTACGCAAACTGGATGACGTCAGAGCTGCCCGGGAATTAGACTTAACCTGGAAGCCATAA
- a CDS encoding carbohydrate kinase family protein, translated as MHTLICGSIAYDTIMVFQDHFKHHILPDKLHVLNVAFLVPDMRREFGGCAANIAYNLNMLGGNPMIMATAGNDFQPYAYRLEKLNLAKTYIRQINEAFTAQAFITTDLDDNQITAFHPGAMNFSHYNSVKEAKNISLGIIAPDGREGMIAHAREFQECGIPFIFDPGQGLPMFNGDELIDFVAKADYIAVNDYEGQLLQERTKYTLSELADNVKALIITKGAQGSTIYAEGRQLEIPCVKSDTIIDPTGCGDAYRAGLLYGIAHDMDWQTTGQLASLLGAIKIAHRGGQNHRFSHDEIDQLYFEAFGNRIF; from the coding sequence ATGCATACACTTATATGCGGCTCTATTGCTTATGACACCATAATGGTGTTTCAAGATCATTTTAAGCACCATATTCTACCCGACAAGCTTCATGTGCTAAATGTGGCTTTTCTGGTGCCCGACATGCGTCGTGAGTTCGGAGGATGTGCTGCCAATATTGCTTATAATCTAAACATGCTGGGTGGAAATCCGATGATCATGGCCACCGCAGGCAATGATTTCCAACCTTATGCCTATCGGTTAGAGAAATTGAATTTGGCAAAAACCTATATTCGTCAGATAAATGAAGCATTTACTGCGCAGGCATTTATTACGACTGATTTAGATGATAACCAAATTACGGCCTTTCATCCTGGTGCTATGAATTTTTCGCATTATAATTCTGTAAAAGAGGCCAAGAATATCAGTCTGGGCATCATTGCACCTGATGGTCGCGAGGGGATGATTGCTCATGCACGCGAATTCCAGGAATGCGGTATTCCTTTTATATTTGATCCTGGTCAAGGACTACCGATGTTCAATGGTGACGAATTGATTGATTTTGTCGCTAAAGCTGATTATATCGCAGTCAATGATTATGAAGGCCAGTTGCTGCAAGAACGTACAAAATACACTTTGAGTGAGCTTGCCGATAACGTGAAAGCCCTGATCATTACTAAAGGCGCACAGGGATCGACAATTTATGCAGAAGGTCGCCAACTTGAAATTCCTTGCGTTAAGTCCGATACTATTATCGATCCCACGGGTTGTGGTGATGCTTATCGAGCTGGATTACTTTATGGCATCGCCCATGATATGGATTGGCAAACCACTGGCCAGCTTGCTTCGTTATTAGGTGCCATCAAAATTGCACACCGTGGCGGCCAGAATCATCGGTTTAGTCATGACGAAATCGATCAGCTTTATTTTGAAGCATTTGGGAATCGAATCTTCTAG
- a CDS encoding lysophospholipid acyltransferase family protein, with product MIQIIRLVRLLLHIFSGLFQSIAYPYFSRPRQRYMVRKWATKLLKILNIKLSCHGSLPTEDKQRVILIANHISWLDIIIILALYPVRFVAKTEILSWPLLNILCDRAGTIFIARGKRNDTRRVNQDIGEVLVAGDSVAIFPEGRTSDGTVLLHFHASLLQSAVTVQAILYPVAIRYRDMAGASNTNVAYVDSTIVESLKLILKQPTIKAELYFLDPINCTGKNRRELTRLSEHAIAETLQLPVLRKVPEKLCGLPDE from the coding sequence ATGATTCAGATCATCCGACTTGTGAGGTTATTGCTGCATATCTTTTCTGGTTTGTTTCAGTCCATTGCCTATCCTTATTTTAGTCGACCCAGGCAAAGATATATGGTACGCAAATGGGCAACAAAACTGCTTAAAATTTTGAATATTAAATTAAGTTGTCATGGCTCCTTGCCTACTGAAGATAAGCAGCGTGTCATATTAATTGCCAATCATATCTCCTGGCTGGATATCATAATTATTTTGGCGCTCTATCCTGTCAGATTTGTAGCTAAAACTGAGATTCTCAGCTGGCCCTTACTTAATATCTTATGTGATAGAGCGGGGACCATTTTTATTGCACGCGGGAAACGCAATGATACGCGACGCGTTAACCAGGATATCGGCGAAGTACTGGTTGCCGGAGATAGTGTTGCCATCTTTCCAGAAGGCAGAACCAGTGATGGGACAGTCCTTCTGCACTTTCATGCCTCTTTGCTCCAATCTGCGGTAACCGTGCAAGCCATTCTATACCCGGTTGCCATCAGATATCGTGATATGGCAGGAGCGTCTAATACTAACGTTGCCTATGTCGACTCGACTATCGTAGAGTCACTAAAACTTATACTGAAGCAACCTACCATTAAGGCGGAATTATATTTTCTGGATCCGATCAACTGCACAGGCAAGAATCGACGAGAATTAACGCGCTTATCAGAGCATGCTATTGCTGAAACGCTGCAATTACCTGTTTTGCGCAAGGTACCTGAAAAACTTTGCGGTCTTCCAGACGAATAG
- a CDS encoding symmetrical bis(5'-nucleosyl)-tetraphosphatase translates to MATYAIGDVQGCYQSFQQLVELIGFNATRDKLWLVGDLVNRGPDSLILLRSIIELGNAVIPVLGNHDLHLLLVAEGLSKQHSGDTLQDILDAPDRNDLLNWLRHQKLFYVEDEYALVHAGILPCWDIPQAAELAHEVETALCKENYQEFLLHMYGNEPNFWHDGLTGYERLRVIINAMTRLRVCTADGRMDFTYKGPLQSIPQGYLPWFEVPDRASKSTTVIFGHWSALGLQIRENLIALDTGCFWKGKLTAIRLEDRKVFQVPCAKQVIAAFQQ, encoded by the coding sequence ATGGCGACTTACGCTATTGGCGATGTGCAAGGTTGCTATCAATCATTCCAACAGCTTGTTGAATTAATTGGGTTTAACGCTACAAGAGATAAATTGTGGTTAGTGGGTGATCTCGTCAACCGTGGGCCGGATTCACTCATTTTGTTGCGTTCCATCATAGAACTAGGCAACGCAGTTATTCCAGTATTGGGTAATCATGATTTACATTTGCTTCTGGTTGCAGAAGGCTTGAGCAAACAGCATTCAGGTGATACGTTGCAGGATATACTGGATGCGCCTGATCGTAATGATTTACTCAACTGGCTGCGCCATCAAAAATTGTTTTATGTTGAGGATGAATATGCTTTAGTCCATGCTGGGATATTACCATGCTGGGATATTCCTCAAGCAGCAGAGCTTGCACATGAAGTAGAAACTGCATTATGTAAAGAAAATTATCAGGAATTTTTGTTACATATGTATGGCAATGAACCCAATTTCTGGCATGACGGCTTGACTGGCTATGAACGCTTGCGCGTCATTATTAATGCGATGACTCGCCTACGTGTTTGTACAGCGGACGGTAGAATGGATTTCACCTATAAAGGTCCGCTGCAGTCTATTCCTCAAGGTTACCTACCGTGGTTTGAGGTACCTGATCGTGCCAGCAAATCAACTACCGTTATTTTTGGTCATTGGTCTGCGCTTGGCCTACAGATAAGGGAAAACTTGATAGCGTTGGATACAGGTTGTTTTTGGAAAGGAAAGCTTACTGCTATTCGTCTGGAAGACCGCAAAGTTTTTCAGGTACCTTGCGCAAAACAGGTAATTGCAGCGTTTCAGCAATAG
- the dapB gene encoding 4-hydroxy-tetrahydrodipicolinate reductase: MTILNIAVAGSTGRMGRVLLEMIAESSDMRLSAALDQKDNPFLMKDAGELIGSPCGIPIKSDFVSALPGSDVLIDFTRPAGTLAHLAICRNAGIKMVIGTTGFSAAEKEVLKAASEDIAIVFAPNMSVGVNVMFKLLEVAASKLLNDYDIEIVEAHHRHKVDAPSGTALRMGEVIAQTLNRDLTKVAVYGREGVTGERAAETIGFATIRGGDIVGDHTAIFAGIGERIEITHKASSRKTFAVGALRAARFLATQRNGLFDMQDVLGLR; the protein is encoded by the coding sequence ATGACAATTCTGAATATTGCTGTGGCTGGAAGTACCGGGCGCATGGGTAGAGTCCTGCTGGAAATGATTGCTGAGTCATCAGATATGCGCTTATCTGCTGCATTGGACCAAAAAGATAATCCATTCTTGATGAAGGATGCGGGTGAGCTGATTGGATCACCTTGTGGTATCCCGATTAAGAGTGATTTTGTGTCAGCGTTACCTGGTAGTGATGTGTTGATAGATTTTACGCGTCCAGCCGGCACACTGGCACATCTCGCCATCTGCCGTAATGCTGGCATAAAAATGGTCATTGGCACCACTGGGTTTTCGGCAGCTGAGAAAGAAGTACTCAAGGCGGCATCGGAGGATATTGCGATCGTATTTGCTCCCAATATGAGTGTGGGTGTAAATGTCATGTTCAAACTATTAGAAGTGGCTGCAAGCAAGTTACTTAATGATTACGATATAGAAATTGTAGAAGCACATCATCGGCATAAAGTAGATGCACCATCTGGTACGGCTTTGCGTATGGGCGAAGTAATTGCGCAAACATTGAACAGAGACCTCACGAAAGTCGCAGTTTATGGCCGTGAAGGCGTCACCGGAGAGCGTGCTGCTGAAACAATTGGTTTTGCAACGATTCGTGGCGGCGATATAGTAGGTGATCATACTGCTATTTTTGCGGGTATAGGTGAACGCATAGAGATCACTCACAAGGCTAGTAGTCGCAAAACATTTGCTGTCGGAGCATTACGCGCTGCCCGGTTCCTTGCTACGCAACGTAATGGCTTGTTTGATATGCAAGATGTGCTAGGCCTGCGGTAA
- a CDS encoding outer membrane protein assembly factor BamE, which produces MNITLVLSMHLKILLLLVAFLFFGCTYIPALPYKIDIQQGNVVTQEMIEKLKPGMTRSQVRFVLGTPLITDVFHNNRWDYFYYLAPRGTLSEKRTLTVIFDGDRLSHINGDFSLSPSSDSLLSATPRLGEERLPYLKEDQGENDKGSHE; this is translated from the coding sequence TTGAACATCACACTCGTGCTTAGTATGCATCTAAAAATACTACTGTTATTGGTTGCTTTTTTATTTTTTGGTTGTACTTATATCCCTGCACTGCCTTATAAAATCGATATCCAGCAAGGTAATGTAGTTACTCAAGAAATGATAGAGAAATTAAAACCGGGGATGACCCGGTCGCAAGTGCGTTTTGTTTTAGGGACACCACTTATTACTGATGTATTCCATAACAATCGCTGGGACTATTTTTATTATTTGGCACCACGTGGAACATTGTCTGAGAAGCGAACGCTTACTGTAATTTTTGATGGCGATCGGCTTTCTCATATTAACGGCGATTTTTCACTTTCTCCTTCTTCAGATAGTTTGTTGTCAGCGACGCCTCGTCTGGGAGAAGAGCGTCTGCCATACTTGAAAGAAGATCAGGGTGAAAATGATAAAGGTTCCCATGAATAG
- the fur gene encoding ferric iron uptake transcriptional regulator, with protein sequence MSKYEDLKGIDLKTIGLKTTLPRLKILNLFENSSVRHLSAEDVYKELLNEGEDIGLATVYRVLTQFEQAGLLERHHFESGKAVFELSSDSHHDHLVCLQCGRVEEFYDAEIEKRQIRIAKDRGFSLQAHSLSLYADCTKTDCPYRKL encoded by the coding sequence ATGAGCAAATATGAAGATCTCAAAGGCATTGACCTCAAAACAATTGGCTTAAAAACGACCCTGCCCCGCCTCAAGATACTCAACCTGTTTGAGAATAGCTCGGTTCGTCACTTATCGGCAGAAGATGTCTATAAGGAATTACTCAATGAAGGAGAAGATATTGGTCTTGCGACAGTCTACCGTGTATTAACGCAGTTTGAGCAGGCTGGTTTACTTGAACGCCATCATTTTGAAAGTGGCAAAGCTGTGTTCGAACTGAGTAGTGACTCCCATCATGATCATTTAGTTTGTTTACAATGCGGTCGTGTAGAAGAATTTTATGATGCAGAAATCGAGAAACGCCAAATCAGAATCGCCAAAGACCGTGGATTCAGTTTGCAGGCGCATTCACTGTCGCTCTATGCTGATTGTACTAAAACAGATTGCCCTTATCGAAAATTATGA
- a CDS encoding LysR family transcriptional regulator — protein sequence MQDLNLIATFARVVEAGSFAEAARRMDTSRSAVSKAVAKLEVDLGARLLNRSTRHLSLTEVGSAFAEHSVRILEEAEHAEQVVTSLHAEPRGMLRICASVAFGTLHVAPALADFLARYPEIRIDLTITDRPVDIVEEGYDVIIRVTGEPNLNLIARKLAPVRRKLVATPDYFLRRGVPLTPSDLVKHNCLDYTLSGEQGYWRFKGPEGEIAVPVSGTLRINDDDALSQAVLGGLGIALLPTFTIGKELQNGHLQAVLSEYIPVERYVYACYLPNRYLPAKVRSFIDFLLARIGKEPYWDSPSAQPEPKNHSSDSMKHE from the coding sequence ATGCAAGATCTTAATCTGATTGCCACCTTTGCACGTGTTGTAGAAGCAGGCAGCTTTGCTGAAGCAGCCCGCCGCATGGATACTTCTCGCTCTGCAGTAAGTAAAGCTGTAGCTAAACTTGAAGTTGATCTAGGCGCAAGATTGCTGAATCGCAGCACGCGTCATCTTAGCTTGACCGAAGTAGGTAGTGCCTTTGCCGAACATTCGGTACGCATCCTGGAAGAAGCAGAGCATGCTGAGCAGGTGGTTACAAGCCTACATGCCGAGCCGCGGGGTATGCTGAGAATTTGTGCCTCGGTGGCATTTGGTACCCTTCACGTTGCACCTGCCCTGGCTGATTTCCTTGCTCGATATCCCGAAATTCGAATTGATTTGACCATTACGGATCGTCCAGTAGATATCGTGGAAGAAGGATACGATGTCATCATTCGTGTCACTGGCGAACCAAACCTTAATTTGATTGCTCGTAAGCTGGCTCCCGTACGTCGAAAACTGGTTGCCACACCGGACTATTTTCTTAGACGCGGCGTGCCACTCACACCGAGTGACCTGGTCAAGCATAATTGCCTCGACTACACCCTTTCAGGTGAGCAGGGTTACTGGCGCTTTAAAGGGCCGGAAGGAGAAATTGCCGTACCTGTTTCAGGAACACTGCGTATCAACGATGATGATGCGCTTTCTCAAGCTGTGCTCGGTGGTCTGGGGATTGCTCTGTTACCCACCTTTACCATTGGAAAAGAACTGCAAAATGGTCATTTACAGGCAGTATTGTCTGAATATATCCCGGTAGAACGCTATGTGTATGCGTGTTATCTTCCTAATCGTTATCTGCCAGCCAAGGTTCGCTCATTTATTGATTTTCTTTTAGCACGGATTGGCAAAGAACCTTATTGGGATAGCCCATCTGCACAACCCGAACCTAAAAATCACTCATCAGACTCAATGAAACATGAATGA